One stretch of Thermanaerosceptrum fracticalcis DNA includes these proteins:
- a CDS encoding 4Fe-4S dicluster domain-containing protein, producing the protein MKRIIVDATKCAGCRACEVFCSDSHENVVNPGLSRITIINPGTLEEKPIPVVCRQCQEPACGAACPADALKYDPEAQMVVFIKENCVACGNCADACSYGAITLHPETGMPIKCNLCGGDPTCVKHCTAKALTYEEIPDEVLIKKKRFLQK; encoded by the coding sequence ATGAAGAGAATAATTGTAGACGCAACCAAATGTGCAGGTTGCCGGGCATGTGAAGTCTTTTGCTCCGATTCCCATGAAAATGTGGTGAATCCGGGGTTATCAAGAATCACCATCATCAACCCGGGGACCCTGGAGGAAAAACCCATACCCGTAGTATGTCGGCAGTGTCAGGAACCGGCCTGTGGAGCAGCATGTCCTGCTGACGCCTTAAAGTATGACCCCGAAGCACAGATGGTAGTATTCATCAAAGAGAATTGCGTGGCCTGCGGCAACTGTGCCGATGCCTGCTCCTACGGAGCCATCACCCTGCATCCAGAGACAGGCATGCCCATCAAATGCAACCTCTGCGGTGGAGACCCTACCTGTGTCAAACACTGCACAGCCAAAGCACTGACCTATGAAGAAATACCGGACGAAGTCCTCATCAAGAAAAAACGTTTTTTACAGAAATAA
- a CDS encoding aldehyde ferredoxin oxidoreductase family protein — MLYGYQGKILWIDLSEKTVNKVDLSADDAYKYIGGSGLGAKILFSTTGAETDPLGPENTLIFMTGPFTGTRVPTAGRHAVVTKSPLTGIWAESDIGGTWGTALKKAGIDGLVIVGASNNPVYLWITDSTVEFRNAEHIWGKDTYEIEDIIRSETNHKAAITSIGPAGENLVKFASIMSDGKDGRAAGRSGVGAVMGAKKLKAIAVCGSQNTSVARPEELKKSITKFLPTLVANTKTRKEFGTSGALISSEKLGDLPIKNWREGSWVEGSERISGQRMAETILTGRFYCSSCMIGCGRKVEIKNSAYGNVDGAGPEYETLALLGALCLVDDLEAVAMANELCNRYGMDTISTGGVIAFAMECFEHGLITEEDTGGVSLQWGDAGAVIDMIHQIGQRKKLGKILAEGVKRAAAQIGGVAEEFALHVKGLEPPAHDPRAFNSLAVAYATSNRGACHLQGFTHPYEIAATIPELNYCKPFDRFAVRGKGELTANLQNIMSMCDSLKICKFAVVGGVTLTHMVEWLNLITGWEMTVADFLLTGERLFNLKRLYNVRCGITRKDDTLPPRLLSLKRGSGGAADNLPPLGEMLSEYYLYRGWDELGRPTQSKLEELDLVNI; from the coding sequence ATGCTTTACGGGTATCAGGGAAAAATACTTTGGATTGACTTATCAGAGAAGACTGTTAACAAAGTGGATTTATCCGCCGACGATGCTTATAAATACATTGGAGGCAGCGGACTTGGGGCAAAAATATTGTTTAGTACAACTGGGGCGGAAACGGACCCATTGGGGCCTGAGAATACCCTTATTTTTATGACGGGACCTTTTACCGGAACAAGAGTGCCAACCGCAGGAAGACATGCGGTCGTTACCAAATCTCCTCTCACCGGTATTTGGGCTGAATCAGATATTGGTGGTACCTGGGGGACCGCTTTAAAAAAAGCAGGAATAGATGGTCTGGTTATTGTGGGAGCCTCAAATAATCCAGTATATCTATGGATTACAGATAGTACAGTGGAGTTTAGAAATGCAGAGCATATTTGGGGTAAGGATACTTATGAAATTGAAGACATTATAAGAAGTGAAACGAATCACAAGGCAGCAATTACATCTATAGGTCCTGCTGGTGAAAACTTGGTTAAGTTCGCTTCTATTATGAGTGACGGTAAGGACGGAAGGGCTGCCGGCAGGAGCGGTGTAGGTGCAGTAATGGGGGCTAAGAAACTAAAGGCGATTGCCGTATGTGGTAGCCAAAATACTTCAGTAGCCCGACCGGAAGAACTAAAAAAATCAATTACAAAGTTTCTGCCCACATTGGTGGCAAATACGAAAACTCGAAAGGAATTCGGAACTTCCGGTGCATTAATTAGCTCTGAGAAGCTCGGTGATTTACCCATTAAAAATTGGCGTGAAGGGTCTTGGGTAGAAGGGTCGGAAAGGATTTCCGGACAGCGCATGGCTGAAACTATTCTGACGGGACGTTTTTATTGTTCATCCTGCATGATTGGTTGCGGCAGGAAGGTGGAAATTAAAAATAGTGCCTATGGAAATGTTGATGGTGCGGGTCCGGAATATGAAACACTTGCTTTGCTAGGTGCTTTATGCTTAGTAGATGACTTAGAAGCTGTTGCTATGGCTAACGAATTATGTAACAGATATGGTATGGATACTATTTCTACAGGCGGAGTTATTGCTTTTGCTATGGAATGCTTTGAACATGGTCTCATTACAGAAGAAGATACTGGTGGGGTTAGTCTTCAATGGGGTGATGCAGGAGCAGTAATCGATATGATTCACCAAATCGGGCAGAGGAAGAAACTTGGTAAAATCCTGGCGGAAGGAGTTAAAAGGGCTGCCGCCCAAATAGGAGGAGTTGCCGAGGAATTTGCTTTACATGTGAAAGGTTTAGAACCTCCTGCCCATGACCCTCGTGCGTTTAACAGCTTAGCAGTAGCCTATGCTACATCTAATCGCGGAGCCTGTCATTTACAGGGTTTTACCCATCCCTACGAGATTGCAGCGACTATTCCTGAATTAAATTATTGCAAACCTTTCGACCGCTTTGCTGTAAGAGGAAAAGGAGAACTTACTGCTAACTTGCAGAACATTATGTCAATGTGTGATTCACTAAAAATATGTAAATTTGCTGTTGTTGGTGGTGTTACTTTGACCCATATGGTAGAGTGGCTTAACCTTATTACCGGGTGGGAAATGACTGTAGCAGATTTTCTATTAACTGGAGAAAGGCTGTTTAACTTAAAAAGATTGTATAACGTTAGATGTGGCATTACCAGAAAAGATGATACGCTTCCACCTCGCCTCTTATCTTTGAAGAGAGGTTCAGGGGGAGCGGCTGATAATTTACCTCCTTTGGGAGAGATGTTGTCTGAATATTATCTCTATCGCGGGTGGGATGAGTTGGGTAGGCCTACACAATCTAAATTGGAAGAATTAGATCTAGTCAATATTTAA
- a CDS encoding aldehyde ferredoxin oxidoreductase family protein — protein MSKYSAYCGKILRVNLTTGAITEEKLSDEVLRKYVGCNGLGAYYLYKETEQGYDPLGEKSKLVFFTGPLTGTIFPCAPKIGIFGKSPLTGAFMDSYAGGHFGAELKFAGYDGLIIEGSSSKPVYLWIDNGKAELRDAAQHWGRTTTDTREAIKKEIGDELVRIAVIGPSGEKKVNYACIMVDGTHAAGRGGLGAVMGAKNLKAVAVKGTAACIDVADQEKTRALVEDIYQQIRTDKALGETLSKYGTTPATQTNNATGILGTRNWQKETFEEADSISHLQMAEKLFKKNFSCFNCPLRCAHYCEVKGGQYDGLKTVKPQYETVYSFGSLCGIGDLGVVAKANHICNEYGMDTISAGVSIAFIMECYEKGLISQEELDGIKAEFGNAEAMITLLEKTAVREGIGDFISQGTRKMSQKIGRGSNAFAINIKGLELAGHSARGYKGMSLGYSVSPRGGSHQDMRHLPERGGAFDRKTVEDKEKLVKDVTATTVIRDTFTYCAMLEGSIGRVGLTEKHLNIINAVCGFGFDLAELQEVADRIWNLERCFNVREGLSRKDDVLPERFMTEPIPEGPSQGMYTPREELDGMLDKYYALVGWDQNGIPKKETVQALGLDEIVQNLK, from the coding sequence ATGAGCAAGTATAGCGCGTATTGCGGTAAAATCCTCAGAGTGAATCTTACCACTGGGGCGATCACAGAAGAGAAGCTTAGCGATGAAGTCCTGAGAAAATACGTAGGCTGTAACGGGCTGGGAGCCTATTACCTTTACAAAGAGACAGAACAGGGCTATGACCCGCTCGGTGAAAAAAGCAAGCTCGTCTTCTTCACCGGTCCTTTGACCGGAACCATCTTCCCCTGCGCCCCGAAAATAGGTATCTTCGGCAAATCACCCCTAACCGGTGCCTTCATGGACAGTTATGCCGGCGGCCACTTTGGGGCAGAACTAAAATTTGCCGGTTATGACGGACTTATCATAGAAGGCAGCTCCTCCAAACCCGTCTATCTCTGGATCGATAACGGCAAAGCCGAACTGCGGGATGCCGCGCAACACTGGGGCAGAACCACCACCGACACCCGGGAAGCCATCAAAAAAGAGATCGGTGACGAACTCGTACGCATCGCCGTCATTGGACCCAGCGGCGAAAAGAAAGTCAACTACGCCTGCATCATGGTCGACGGAACACATGCCGCCGGCCGGGGCGGACTCGGTGCCGTCATGGGCGCCAAAAACCTTAAAGCCGTAGCCGTCAAGGGTACAGCTGCCTGTATAGATGTAGCTGACCAGGAAAAGACCCGTGCCCTCGTTGAAGATATCTATCAGCAAATCAGAACCGACAAAGCCTTGGGTGAAACCCTCTCCAAATATGGCACAACCCCGGCCACCCAGACCAACAATGCCACCGGTATCCTGGGCACCAGGAACTGGCAGAAAGAGACCTTTGAAGAAGCCGACTCCATATCCCACTTACAGATGGCCGAAAAGTTGTTCAAAAAGAACTTTAGTTGCTTCAACTGTCCGCTGCGTTGCGCCCACTACTGCGAAGTCAAAGGCGGCCAATACGACGGACTCAAAACCGTCAAACCCCAATACGAAACTGTCTACAGCTTCGGCTCGCTCTGTGGGATCGGAGATCTCGGCGTAGTAGCCAAAGCAAACCATATCTGTAACGAATACGGGATGGATACCATATCAGCCGGCGTATCTATCGCCTTCATCATGGAATGCTATGAAAAAGGGCTGATAAGCCAAGAGGAACTCGATGGCATCAAAGCCGAATTTGGCAATGCCGAAGCCATGATCACCCTCTTAGAAAAGACCGCTGTCCGAGAAGGCATCGGTGACTTTATCAGCCAGGGTACTCGCAAAATGAGCCAAAAGATCGGGCGGGGTTCCAACGCCTTTGCCATCAACATCAAAGGCCTGGAATTAGCCGGCCACAGCGCGAGAGGCTACAAAGGGATGTCCCTCGGCTACTCCGTCAGCCCCCGGGGTGGCAGTCACCAAGACATGAGACACCTTCCTGAAAGAGGCGGAGCCTTTGACCGCAAAACCGTCGAGGACAAAGAGAAGCTGGTCAAAGACGTCACTGCCACCACCGTAATCCGGGATACCTTCACCTACTGTGCCATGCTCGAAGGAAGTATCGGTCGGGTAGGCCTCACCGAAAAGCACCTAAACATCATCAACGCCGTCTGCGGCTTTGGTTTTGACCTGGCAGAACTGCAAGAGGTAGCTGATCGGATCTGGAACCTGGAAAGATGCTTCAACGTAAGAGAAGGCTTAAGCCGTAAAGACGACGTACTGCCCGAGCGTTTTATGACCGAGCCCATTCCCGAAGGACCTTCCCAAGGTATGTATACTCCCAGGGAAGAGCTGGACGGGATGCTGGATAAGTACTACGCACTGGTAGGCTGGGACCAAAACGGT
- a CDS encoding NAD(P)-dependent oxidoreductase yields MKIGFIGIGTMGKPMATNLIKAGYQLIVYDVNSKAVAELQALGAKSAVSPMEVAQDSEIILTSLPTPQIVEQVVLGPEGVLAGAKAGTVLVEMSTVTPETSRKLAKAAETQGVQVLDAPVSGGEAGAKAATLTIIVGGEREVFEKCLPILQALGKKIYHVGKVGAGQAVKLINQLLFGINVAAVGEALVLGTKAGINPDTMFEILSESAGNSYALQTRYPNFIAKGNFKPGFAIDLIAKDLGLVINMAKENQMVLPLGGLAEQAYRTAQLLGCGGMDISGIITLQEKLAGVEVRATEDKK; encoded by the coding sequence GTGAAGATTGGCTTTATTGGCATTGGTACAATGGGTAAGCCAATGGCTACAAATTTAATTAAGGCCGGCTATCAGCTTATAGTTTATGATGTTAACTCTAAAGCAGTAGCTGAATTACAGGCCTTAGGAGCTAAAAGTGCAGTCAGTCCAATGGAAGTTGCACAAGACTCTGAGATAATTCTAACATCTTTACCAACCCCACAAATCGTGGAGCAAGTAGTACTAGGCCCAGAAGGTGTTCTGGCAGGAGCAAAAGCAGGTACAGTGCTTGTGGAAATGAGTACTGTTACGCCAGAGACCAGTCGAAAACTGGCTAAGGCCGCTGAAACGCAAGGTGTGCAGGTGTTGGATGCACCTGTGAGCGGCGGAGAGGCAGGCGCTAAGGCAGCCACCTTAACCATAATTGTCGGCGGAGAAAGGGAAGTGTTTGAAAAGTGCTTACCTATTTTGCAAGCGTTAGGTAAGAAAATTTACCACGTAGGTAAAGTGGGTGCTGGTCAAGCAGTAAAATTAATTAATCAATTATTATTTGGCATTAATGTGGCTGCGGTAGGTGAAGCCCTGGTACTGGGAACTAAGGCAGGGATTAATCCTGATACTATGTTCGAAATATTGAGTGAAAGTGCAGGCAATAGCTATGCCTTGCAAACCCGTTATCCCAATTTCATAGCAAAAGGTAACTTCAAACCAGGTTTTGCTATAGACTTAATTGCTAAAGACTTGGGATTAGTTATCAATATGGCCAAAGAAAACCAAATGGTTTTACCCTTAGGAGGTTTGGCCGAGCAGGCTTATCGGACGGCTCAGCTTCTTGGGTGTGGAGGAATGGATATTTCCGGCATAATCACCCTCCAGGAAAAATTAGCCGGCGTAGAAGTGCGGGCAACAGAAGACAAGAAATAA